A window of Pararge aegeria chromosome 27, ilParAegt1.1, whole genome shotgun sequence genomic DNA:
AACTCCTTTGGGCTTGTTTTATGTCGTAAATTTTTATAGTGATATTATTGTTCAAATGTATTTGTAGTTTTATAATGTGATGTAGTTCAGACTCTATCAAGGATCATAAAGTCCAGGCTTCGGTTTCCAGGTTTTGCCAAAAGGTTTTACGTTATTATTTTCGAGATAGTCATAGTATATTTTGCTAGTGTGATTTCAATTAATACACTGCTTTAATCAAGGCTTTACTTGAAAGAATTCAAAACGTACAGaaactgtatatttatatttcaaaattaatttatttcaagtaggcccaactattttagtataaacacttttgaagcgtcaagtctgtttgtagtgactatatttaaaagtaactaTTTTACCTCTCATGTTCTAAAGACTATAACGGATAAACTGTTTGGCACTCTTATCTGGAATTGAACAATGGAAAATTTAAGGAGCAACTTAAATATTAAGAAGAACTCGTCTTAACGCGCCTCAATGGTTTATTGCATTGTCTTGgataataagtacctattgtaagtttagaaatttgaaaatttctaTTAGCACTCGTTCAATAAAATCCAGTTGATGAAgtttatattgtaataataattgtaaaatttatttttaataaactaatgtGATCcccaaaatataatttttaagtttaagtgttttctgttttatttaatcacttctcatctttaaaataaaattctatactaatactagcggatcccagcgccatctgttggtcTGATTGAAACCACCtggggtgccacccaaacgcataccaaaaaattcattcaaatcgctccagccgtttaggaggagttcagtgacatttacgcgcacacaagaaatatatatatatataaattttaaaacatgaacaaaaatacatactacTAAATCGAAAGACACTTGTAATCGAATTCACCCGATTAAAAAACGATGGTGTGTTACAAGTTTGACTTGTTTGTGTGTCTgccatcgtagctcccgaacggatgaaccgattttgactttaaaatgtgGATTAGGCTGGAGTGTTtatagctatgtttgatgaaagtcTGTCCAAGATGGCCTGCGCCAAAAAATGGCGGactattttttcacaattcaatatgggtatcaaatgaaaggtcttgtagaataatataaacgatattaaaaatactggtttaaaaaaaaaagaaaatttggaATGCCCCAAAGAACAGCTGACCTTCAATAGTcatctagttataaaaaaaaaacacaaaaatatttaatttgtatatttatttacatattaataaatttatcattattaaataatagattttccTTCTCGGTTAGGATTGTTATAACAACGATAATAAGatctttttttacatttgcCACAGATATGTAACGTGATGTGCTGATTAGGGGTGAGCAAAAATAGAGCAAATATAGTATGTGGCACCACAGAGAGGGAAAGACAGAGAGGGAAAGAGTACGGCATTTCAAAAGATAGGAAGATGAAATGGCGGCTATGGCAGAAAGAACTCTAACAAGACGAGTAATAAATAGAGAAGATTGGAACGGACGACAAAGGCCTCCTTCAGCATTTGCCTCCTTATCATCTTGAGAATAAACTTACAAGATGAGATGTCtaaagttaagtttattttcacaCTCATATTAAGcagtaatatatttatcaacCACACACAAGTTAGTGTACACTTTAAATTTTAGACTTAGCTTACAAAATGCTCACATCAAGCCAGCAATGAGTTACAATATTTTGGCACTACACGACATtaaaaacttctttaaaatCTCTTCTTGTCTCTTACAGGTGTTTTATCTAGTTTCTCCATTGCCTTTGTGATTGCTTCAgccacattttttaatttaggttTGTATCCGCATTTCTTTTTCTTACCTTTTTTGAGCTCATCTATCTTGTTTTTGTCAAGTAAATGAGCAAATGGATTGACACTGACTAACTTTTTACCGTTCGGTAAAGTTATATTATCTGGAGGTGCAATATCTTCCTCTGTTTTGGGTCCAAGAGTATTAACATTTGTTATCTTGAAGTACGGCGCCTCGGGTGCTAGATGTGCAATTCTCACATCATGCCATGCAGGTAGGTTCTGCAAATCCATAGTATGCACATTATTAAGCTCTTCGGTGCCAACCAGCATAACTTCTTGAGCCATCTCTGGAATTACTTCCTTATTCTCGGCTCCAGTTTCAGCTTCAAAGCTGTCATATGTATCACAATTGTCGTAAGCATTTATGTAATTGTCACCTGTTAAACACTCAATTTGATTATCAAATCTCATAGTTGGAGCGACATAATCTGATACTAGTTTAATGCTCACTTGACATTTTTCGTTCAAATCATCAGTAAATTTTACTGGCATTTTTAAAGACACAACTTCTGATTTATTGGTGGTTGGTTCTGGAGTGAATTTAGTTAGTTTTATCAATTGTCTTAATCTTCTTACACTAGTTTTATCTGAAGGAATATTAttcagcatatttattttaacttcattACTATCCGGTGTAAAGTTTTCTAAGTACTTTTTCACAGATATTTTGTCTTTATCCACAAGTGTCATTGTAACTTTACTTGTACTTCTTTCAACCTTAACCTTTTTGATTGTATTACGAAATTTTTGAGCTGATGAGAGAGTAGCTTCTTCGTCCAATGTTTCTTTTGTATTTGCATCAGTAGTTTTACGTTTTTCTAACAATTTCTTTAATGTCTCGGTTAGTTTTGATGTggaatgttctttttttatgtgttcATTAAGTTTCTTTATTGAATCAAATTTAGCGTAACATTTGATGCAGGTTTTTGTCCCCCTTTTAATGTGAAATGCTATATGCCTGTGATAATTCTGAAATGTAAAGCAATTTCGGTTGCACGTATTGCAGATGAAATTTTTGGTTTTGGAAGGCTTATTTAAAGGCATTCTACTAAACTTTCTCTTTTTAGTCTTTTGCAATGTTTTTGCACGTATTAATTTTAATGGTATATCAGAATCATCAGATGATACATCATCATTTGCATATTGAATTTTAGCTTTTACAGAGGCCTTTCTTTTACGTTTTAGCACTGGTTTCTTTACTGGATTCTCTATAGGTTTTTCTATTCCTTCACAATCAGTTGTAAAATCACCAGTTTCTTCTTTGGTAAAATTATCATTCGCTACATTATCTGTCTCATTAACATTAACTTCTACAATTCTAAATTGTTTGTTCTTTGTTTTTTCATCATCCAAATGTTCTGTCTTAACCTCAACTGAAAGTACACATGATTCTTCTTTTGGTTTTTCTGCTGTATATTCATTAcacttgttatttaaattttcaatttcaattttacaTCTATCTTCACATAAACTATCTGAGTCTTCACATTTTTGGTTGATTTCATAATCTGTTTCATCTTCTTCATTATTTTCATCCACAGACTTCTCAAGTACTTTATGACTGTTATTAGATTGCTTATCAGATTTCTTATCCGTGAAAAATACTTGGaaattttcatcaaattcaACAAAGCCTACACTTTTGTGGGTCAATTTGATATGCAATGTGAAGTTCTTTCGTAATCTAAATTTTTGATCACAAATCTTACAAGTGTATGGATTCAAATCCTTATGTTTAGAGTAGAAATGGGCAAACAACAATTTAGGATGCTTAAACAATCTATTACAGTCCGTACagtgatatttatataagtGTTTGTCATTTTTATGAACTCTTTCTATATGTTTCTCCATGGCTTTTGCACCCGCCATTGTTCGTCGGCAATAAATACAGACTTTTAACGACAGCGTCCAGGATCCATGCTCAGCAAGTCTATGAGTTGTGAAATCATTTACTGAACTAAAAGGTAAGTCACAAAGCACACAAGTCAATCCTGCACAGTTTTTTAAGTGTGACTTAAGTGAATTGGTATTAAAGGGCTGCTTGCATTTTGGACACTGCTTGGACACTTCCAATTGCTTTAAACTGTCTTTATAAAAATGTTCCTGCATATGACCTATAAGtacagatttatttttatatacattactGCATTCATTGCATACCCTACCTTGACATTTATTATCAAACAAGtgctgtaaatatatatttatgtccaTTGTTGTTAAATTACACACCCCGCATACATAGGGCAGGTTACAGTATGCTGCAGCGAGAAAATCATTGGCGTTCATACACAGTCCCAAAGACAGTAGGGGCAAACAGTTTTTTAAGATGAATCCATCATCAGAATTCACATGCTCTTTTAACTCATGATTCCTTAAGTCTTTCTTCGTATcaaaaatgaatttgcaatgCGAACATGATATTTTCGGGTACAAAACCGTtgagttatgtttattttcgtGCTCTTGCAGTTCTATGGCTGTTTTAAACAACCTAAAACAGTACTTACAGCATTTTAAGCTAAGGATGTGATGGTTTCTTAGGTGCAAAGCGTATTCATTGATATCGGGAAAAATTACTGTGCATATACTACAAAACCGATTCTTGCGGGCTTCAGTCAGGTGTAATTGGTTCACATGGATGTCCAAGTCTTCCTTATCGAGGAATTCGGCATAGCAAATCGTGCACAATAACTCATCATCAAGCAAATCTATTGATCCCATCTCAATATCCATGTTGGTAAATATACAGGGTGTTGTGATTCGCTGCGAATCTTTACGACACTAATAAGGTTTCAGAAATAGAACTCTCCAGGCAGGCAACATGCATCGTAGCACTAATTTCCATTTTCCACTTATTTGATTTCGAACACCTAGTATAAGTCAAAACAAAGCGAAGCTATCTATGGGCTATGGCAGGTACCATCCCAGATCACTGCTCCCTAGTATAGTTAGGTACCAAAGACTAAAACAGTGTTTCTTCCTAAAACTCTGTAGTAATTAGTATTGGCAAGTTAAAGGGAGATTGTTTACtgattttcaaattaaaaaaaaaatgtctaaatcacataccagtaaataaataaatatagacagCCATAATCCATGCATTTAAATTAAGCAGTaggtttttttctaatttatttaatgtttattttttgacaatcacctttgtggatcttccaagtatacgtgacattgcCGAAATACTATGTGTTTATTTTACACAGCTATAagccaaaaaagcaaaagaagaaggagaataatttttcctatatattttattgctaagCGTTGACCACATAATATCGCTATGCAATGagcacagaataaagaacatagaGAAACTTCGTTCAGTCATCATTgaatgcagtgtattgtgtcgaAAAACAGTAAAACGCCCTGCGCACGTAATTCTTCGTGACGTGACTTCACACTCGCGGAATTTTGTTAGCTCACACAAAATTGACTTGTACCCTCTAAGCCTCTAACGTATGAAGAATGGTCAAAGGCCAAGTCACACAACATTTAAACTTGAACTTGGCACGACTTTGTctagatttcattactttttagagataaacaagcagctccatcaagacttggctagttttttacAGAAAGTTTTTGGTgggatttcatttatttttgtagaaacGTGGGCATATTGATTTATTAGCGCTATCTAGCGACGTGTGCGGGTATCATCGCCACTCTTAGTCCAATACGTTATATTTTGACCCAATTTTgagtgaaattaatattttagtgtatttttttcatttaatttgtgtaatgttcgaatagaataaatttaatcGTTCAACTATTTCTTCTTGTAAACTTGTAAGTGTAAGTATAAAAGCCAGTTTATTCTTATCCAGAGATttcctttcattttatttatatgcgtaTTAAAAACAGAAGAGGAGGCATTCTCCCAGCAAGGGGACGCTATAGGCTAGATTAAATTAGATTAGAAGATGTGATGTGATCTTCTACAAAAATCCAGCGTAGTGGGAACTAATATTCGAATAGAATAAAGTTAATCGTTCAACTATTTCTTCTTGTAAACTTGTAAGTGTAAGTATAAAAGCCAGTTTATTCTTATCCAGAGATttcctttcattttatttatatgcgtaTTAAAAACAGAAGAGGAGGCATTCTCCCAGCAATGGGACGCTATAGGCTAGATTAAATTAGATTAGAAGATGTGATGTGATCTTCTACAAAAATCCAGCGTAGTGGGAACTACGCTGGATTTTTGTACATTACCTACTATATCTCTAAGTAAGTCTAGCTGAGACCAGCGGAGGGTTCTTCATCAGATACTTCAGACCTTCGATTTTTGACATCAAATAAAGCGGCCTGCcgagttgaatattttttgtgtaaGCGGTATGTCGATTTCTAATAGTTTGGTTGGGATTTTGTGTTTTCTAATCAGGGTCACCAGGTACCTACTCTAGATTATCctagtttttatagttttccCTTTGTGTGGTCATTAAATCCTAACTCGGTACCATATTTCAGCTCTCTTAGTTTATATGGGAAGTACTAGTTCTAttttgatgatcatgaatgAGTGAGTGAGTGTCATAAAAGCGAAACTTTACCTTCGCTTAACTTCGGAACTGAACGACCTACAGACTTAACATTTTGGCTTTTAAGCATGTGGTTATAGCTTACTGGATGACGAAAATTTCTGCGTTCTCGTTTTTCGTTTTCCAGAGGTTCTCAAATAGGACCCTGAAAATGCGGCGAAATGGGTCCAGTAAAGGATGGTACGGCAGTGTTTGCTTCGCGCTCGACTTGGCGGGGGCGGGGGAAACATCGGAGAAATGCCACGATATATGATGGAATGTTTGTACTAAACGTAGTTAAGTTATCGCgatttcaaataattttttaaatttagatttatgtatttaataaaaaggcatattaatgaaataaatagtcattatcttatggaacaaatttgtaatgctttgtCTTTTCATTATGCCATATCTGATTCCTATCGTAATCTGTTATTATGCATATAACAATTATACACAAAACTTCGATGgctcacactttttttttcttcattggTTTTGTAGTGTTGATCCTTCTTGATCAgagtttatattctctttggatTTGCTTGTATTAACGTAGGGCcaattaaatctttaattttaaaatgtca
This region includes:
- the LOC120635697 gene encoding protein suppressor of hairy wing-like, with translation MDIEMGSIDLLDDELLCTICYAEFLDKEDLDIHVNQLHLTEARKNRFCSICTVIFPDINEYALHLRNHHILSLKCCKYCFRLFKTAIELQEHENKHNSTVLYPKISCSHCKFIFDTKKDLRNHELKEHVNSDDGFILKNCLPLLSLGLCMNANDFLAAAYCNLPYVCGVCNLTTMDINIYLQHLFDNKCQGRVCNECSNVYKNKSVLIGHMQEHFYKDSLKQLEVSKQCPKCKQPFNTNSLKSHLKNCAGLTCVLCDLPFSSVNDFTTHRLAEHGSWTLSLKVCIYCRRTMAGAKAMEKHIERVHKNDKHLYKYHCTDCNRLFKHPKLLFAHFYSKHKDLNPYTCKICDQKFRLRKNFTLHIKLTHKSVGFVEFDENFQVFFTDKKSDKQSNNSHKVLEKSVDENNEEDETDYEINQKCEDSDSLCEDRCKIEIENLNNKCNEYTAEKPKEESCVLSVEVKTEHLDDEKTKNKQFRIVEVNVNETDNVANDNFTKEETGDFTTDCEGIEKPIENPVKKPVLKRKRKASVKAKIQYANDDVSSDDSDIPLKLIRAKTLQKTKKRKFSRMPLNKPSKTKNFICNTCNRNCFTFQNYHRHIAFHIKRGTKTCIKCYAKFDSIKKLNEHIKKEHSTSKLTETLKKLLEKRKTTDANTKETLDEEATLSSAQKFRNTIKKVKVERSTSKVTMTLVDKDKISVKKYLENFTPDSNEVKINMLNNIPSDKTSVRRLRQLIKLTKFTPEPTTNKSEVVSLKMPVKFTDDLNEKCQVSIKLVSDYVAPTMRFDNQIECLTGDNYINAYDNCDTYDSFEAETGAENKEVIPEMAQEVMLVGTEELNNVHTMDLQNLPAWHDVRIAHLAPEAPYFKITNVNTLGPKTEEDIAPPDNITLPNGKKLVSVNPFAHLLDKNKIDELKKGKKKKCGYKPKLKNVAEAITKAMEKLDKTPVRDKKRF